A section of the Solitalea canadensis DSM 3403 genome encodes:
- a CDS encoding glycoside hydrolase family 3 C-terminal domain-containing protein, whose product MFKSILKAAVIVLCSSFSVYGQAQLPVYLDDTKPIKDRVEDALSRMTLEEKIGMVHAQSKFSSAGVPRLGIPDIWMTDGPHGIRPEVLWDEWSQAGWTNDSCIAFPALTCLAATWNKEMSSLYGKSIGEEARYRNKTVLLGPGVNIYRTPLNGRNFEYMGEDPFLSAKMVVPYIKGVQQNGVATCVKHYALNNQETERHSINVNVDDRALYEIYLPAFKAAIQEGDTWAIMGSYNKYKGQQCCHNQYLLNDILRKEWGFQGVVVADWGGVHDTQQAITNGLDMEFGTWTDGLSWGTSNAYDNYYLAKPYLAMIKSGKVGTKELDEKVRRILRLSFLTNMNKNRPFGSFGTEEHALAGRKIAEEGIVLLQNKNNILPINLNKTKRIAVIGENAIKMMTVGGGSSSLKAKYEVSPLDGLKRRIGSQAEVVYARGYVGDADGSYNGVVSGQNLKDNRSAEELMAEAIKVAKTADVVVFVGGLNKSDFQDSEGNDRKGLGLPYNQDKLITELLKANKNLVYVNISGNAVAMPWVNEVPGIVQGWFLGTEAGNALAAVLVGDVNPSGKLTFTFPVKLSDNAAHAMGDFPGKDGEVTYKEGIFVGYRWHDKQKIKPLFSFGHGLSYTTFEYGKVTADKKELTADDKITFTVNVKNTGTREGSEVVQLYISDLKSSLPRPVKELKGFEKVSLKPGETKTVTITVDKAALSFFDDKKHEWVAEPGDFEALIGASSANIKTKTAFKLR is encoded by the coding sequence ATGTTTAAAAGTATTCTAAAGGCTGCGGTTATCGTGTTATGCAGTTCGTTTAGTGTATACGGACAGGCCCAATTGCCTGTTTACCTTGATGACACGAAGCCTATTAAAGACCGTGTGGAGGATGCCCTTTCACGGATGACATTGGAAGAGAAGATTGGAATGGTTCACGCACAGTCCAAATTTAGTTCAGCCGGAGTTCCGCGCTTAGGAATTCCTGATATCTGGATGACCGATGGTCCGCATGGTATTCGTCCGGAAGTATTATGGGATGAATGGTCCCAGGCCGGTTGGACAAACGATTCTTGTATTGCATTTCCGGCACTAACCTGTTTGGCTGCAACGTGGAATAAAGAAATGTCATCGTTGTATGGAAAATCAATAGGAGAAGAAGCCCGTTATCGTAATAAAACCGTTTTATTGGGGCCTGGTGTAAATATTTACCGTACACCATTAAACGGAAGAAACTTCGAATATATGGGTGAAGATCCGTTTTTGTCGGCTAAAATGGTGGTTCCTTATATCAAAGGCGTTCAGCAAAACGGAGTGGCTACCTGTGTAAAACACTATGCATTAAATAACCAGGAAACCGAACGTCATTCAATTAATGTAAATGTTGATGATCGTGCATTGTATGAGATCTATCTTCCGGCTTTCAAAGCTGCTATACAGGAAGGCGATACCTGGGCAATTATGGGTTCTTATAATAAATATAAGGGTCAGCAATGCTGCCATAACCAATATTTGTTAAATGATATTTTGCGCAAGGAGTGGGGGTTCCAGGGAGTTGTTGTGGCCGACTGGGGTGGCGTGCATGATACGCAACAGGCCATTACCAATGGTTTAGATATGGAATTTGGTACCTGGACAGATGGTTTATCATGGGGAACAAGTAATGCCTATGATAATTATTATCTGGCTAAACCATATTTGGCAATGATTAAATCAGGTAAAGTTGGTACCAAAGAACTGGATGAGAAAGTGCGTCGCATTTTGCGCTTATCATTCCTTACCAATATGAATAAGAATCGTCCTTTTGGTTCATTCGGAACGGAAGAGCATGCATTAGCCGGACGTAAGATTGCGGAAGAAGGTATTGTGCTATTACAGAATAAGAATAATATTCTTCCAATCAATCTGAATAAAACCAAACGCATTGCAGTAATAGGTGAGAACGCAATTAAAATGATGACTGTTGGAGGTGGTAGTTCTTCATTAAAAGCAAAATATGAAGTGTCTCCGCTTGATGGCTTGAAAAGAAGAATTGGCTCACAGGCAGAGGTTGTTTACGCACGTGGTTATGTGGGTGATGCTGATGGCAGCTATAATGGTGTTGTGTCAGGCCAAAACCTGAAAGATAATCGCTCAGCTGAGGAGTTAATGGCTGAAGCAATTAAAGTTGCTAAAACTGCCGATGTAGTGGTTTTTGTTGGAGGCTTAAATAAAAGTGATTTCCAGGATTCAGAAGGAAACGACCGTAAAGGTTTGGGCCTTCCTTATAACCAGGATAAACTGATCACTGAATTATTGAAGGCTAATAAAAATCTTGTTTACGTTAACATTTCAGGAAATGCAGTGGCAATGCCTTGGGTAAATGAGGTTCCGGGAATTGTACAAGGATGGTTCCTTGGTACTGAAGCCGGCAATGCACTGGCTGCGGTATTAGTTGGTGATGTAAACCCTTCAGGTAAATTAACATTTACTTTCCCTGTTAAGTTGAGCGACAATGCTGCTCATGCAATGGGTGACTTCCCTGGTAAAGACGGAGAGGTTACTTATAAAGAAGGAATTTTTGTTGGCTACCGCTGGCACGATAAACAGAAGATTAAACCTTTATTCAGCTTTGGTCACGGCTTAAGTTATACCACTTTTGAGTACGGAAAAGTAACTGCTGATAAAAAGGAACTCACAGCTGATGATAAAATCACGTTTACTGTAAATGTTAAAAATACGGGTACACGAGAAGGTTCAGAAGTTGTACAGCTTTACATTAGCGATCTTAAATCGTCATTGCCTCGTCCGGTAAAAGAACTTAAAGGTTTCGAGAAAGTTTCATTAAAACCTGGTGAAACCAAAACAGTTACAATTACTGTCGACAAAGCAGCTTTAAGCTTCTTTGATGATAAAAAACATGAATGGGTTGCTGAACCAGGTGATTTTGAAGCCTTGATCGGCGCTTCATCAGCTAACATTAAAACCAAAACAGCATTCAAACTGAGGTAA
- a CDS encoding DUF1349 domain-containing protein: MKKLIVVISCLFSLQSAFAQSLDKMQWFNEPEKWEIKNNALSMFVTPQSDYWRISHYGFTVDDAPFYYATYGGEFEAKVKLTGDYKVRFDQMGLMIRTDHENWIKTGVEFVDNKLNVSTVVTHGKSDWSVVQLDKVPPFIWIKVIRRLDAVEIYYSFDDKSYIMSRNAPLEANRPVMVGLMAACPDGKGFNAKFENFTVKHLPDQRRLEWLKNNAE, encoded by the coding sequence ATGAAGAAACTAATTGTTGTAATTAGCTGCCTTTTCTCATTGCAATCTGCTTTTGCTCAAAGCCTGGATAAAATGCAATGGTTTAATGAACCCGAAAAATGGGAAATTAAAAACAATGCATTGTCAATGTTTGTAACGCCTCAAAGTGATTACTGGCGGATTTCGCATTATGGATTTACTGTTGATGATGCCCCATTCTATTACGCCACCTATGGTGGAGAGTTTGAAGCTAAAGTGAAATTAACCGGCGATTATAAAGTAAGATTTGATCAAATGGGATTAATGATTCGAACAGATCATGAAAACTGGATTAAAACAGGTGTTGAGTTTGTGGATAATAAGCTTAATGTAAGTACAGTGGTAACACACGGTAAAAGTGACTGGAGTGTTGTACAGCTTGATAAAGTGCCTCCATTCATATGGATTAAAGTTATCAGGCGCTTAGATGCCGTTGAAATTTATTATTCTTTTGATGATAAATCTTATATTATGTCGCGAAATGCACCACTTGAGGCTAACCGCCCGGTAATGGTAGGTCTGATGGCCGCCTGTCCGGATGGAAAAGGATTCAATGCTAAATTTGAAAACTTTACCGTTAAACATCTTCCTGATCAGCGTCGGTTAGAGTGGCTAAAGAATAACGCAGAATAA
- a CDS encoding acyltransferase family protein yields the protein MKPHFPILDGLRGTAALVVVIFHLFEAKIIDYSIHPVHHGYLAVDFFFLLSGFVVGYAYDDRWGRMTVKDFFKIRLIRLHPLVILSVVIGALGVWLNPYSDGFDKIGMIKLIGIMLLSLTLIPSPDVRGWGETHSLNGPCWSLLQEYIANILYALIGRRLNKVGLWIVVIISGAVLTAVATSRGDVATGWGFDNFWIGVVRMMFPFFAGLLLFRMGKLIKIKHAYIVCSVLLVVLMCLPYFKFNGLYEAACIIIAFPIIVAAGAGGQIDGKWAKLCKFSGDISYPIYILHYPFIYIYISWVNGAQKPSLEQMVYVGIALFAFFILLAYVALKLYDEPVRNWLKQKFLSNSTQTSPQLTLEETHS from the coding sequence GTGAAACCTCATTTCCCAATTCTCGATGGGCTTCGTGGCACCGCAGCACTTGTGGTTGTTATCTTCCACTTATTTGAAGCCAAGATCATTGATTATTCTATTCATCCCGTTCATCATGGCTACCTGGCCGTTGACTTCTTTTTCCTGTTATCAGGTTTTGTTGTGGGTTATGCCTACGACGACCGTTGGGGCCGAATGACCGTGAAAGATTTTTTCAAAATCAGGTTGATCCGTTTGCACCCGCTGGTAATTTTAAGTGTGGTCATCGGTGCGTTAGGCGTTTGGTTAAATCCGTATAGCGACGGGTTTGATAAAATCGGAATGATCAAGTTGATCGGAATTATGTTGTTAAGTTTAACATTGATTCCTTCTCCGGATGTACGTGGATGGGGCGAAACCCATTCATTAAATGGTCCCTGCTGGTCGCTGCTCCAGGAATACATTGCAAATATTCTGTATGCATTGATAGGAAGACGCTTGAATAAAGTGGGATTATGGATTGTTGTAATCATCAGCGGAGCTGTTCTTACGGCAGTAGCCACTTCACGCGGTGATGTAGCAACAGGTTGGGGTTTCGATAATTTTTGGATCGGAGTGGTGCGGATGATGTTCCCGTTTTTTGCGGGTTTATTATTGTTCCGCATGGGTAAACTGATAAAAATCAAACATGCATATATTGTATGTTCAGTGCTGTTAGTAGTGCTGATGTGTTTACCTTACTTTAAGTTTAATGGCTTGTATGAGGCAGCTTGTATCATCATTGCTTTCCCGATAATTGTTGCAGCAGGTGCCGGAGGACAGATAGACGGGAAATGGGCCAAATTATGTAAGTTTTCAGGGGATATTTCGTATCCGATCTATATTCTGCATTATCCGTTCATCTATATTTATATATCGTGGGTTAACGGCGCACAAAAACCTTCTTTAGAGCAAATGGTGTATGTAGGAATTGCCTTATTTGCATTCTTTATTTTATTGGCATACGTAGCATTAAAACTATATGACGAGCCTGTAAGAAACTGGCTTAAACAAAAGTTTTTATCAAATAGTACACAAACCTCTCCTCAGCTAACTTTGGAGGAAACACATTCTTAA
- a CDS encoding peptidylprolyl isomerase: protein MKKTILLLLFIGTLLSVKAQSVTVRFSTNMGNIDVMLYDETPKHRDMFVKAVKKGWYKNAQFNRVIANFVSQGGELDDTILNREKQHPELGVKRFPAEIKASLFHKKGALGAGRDDNHEKASYFTQIYFVAGKKRSDEELDAIEKKRNRKIPADQREVYKTIGGTPHLDGDYTVFGEIVSGLEVADAINAVPTDKNDVPLKSVVFNLSIIRK from the coding sequence ATGAAAAAAACTATACTGCTTTTACTATTCATAGGTACTTTACTTAGTGTTAAAGCACAATCTGTTACTGTACGGTTTAGTACTAATATGGGTAATATAGATGTGATGCTTTATGACGAAACCCCCAAACACAGAGATATGTTTGTGAAGGCAGTTAAAAAGGGTTGGTATAAAAATGCTCAGTTTAATCGGGTGATAGCAAACTTTGTGAGCCAGGGAGGCGAACTTGACGACACTATTCTAAACAGGGAAAAACAGCATCCAGAGCTCGGCGTAAAACGATTCCCTGCTGAAATAAAAGCCTCATTATTCCATAAAAAGGGAGCTTTGGGAGCAGGTAGAGATGATAATCATGAAAAAGCGTCTTATTTTACCCAGATTTATTTTGTAGCAGGCAAAAAGAGAAGTGATGAAGAATTGGATGCGATTGAGAAAAAACGAAACAGAAAAATTCCTGCAGATCAACGTGAAGTTTACAAAACTATAGGAGGCACCCCGCACCTCGATGGTGATTACACCGTTTTCGGCGAAATTGTTAGTGGACTTGAAGTTGCTGATGCCATAAATGCTGTGCCGACTGATAAAAATGATGTACCCTTAAAATCAGTCGTTTTTAATTTAAGTATCATCCGAAAATAA
- a CDS encoding Lrp/AsnC family transcriptional regulator, giving the protein MNDLDSIDLEILKLLQKDASLTNKEIAFQLRKSIATVHERIRRLNEKGVIKRIVAILDRKKINRKLIAFTHVLLNDHTVDTLNQFELEVIKFPEVMECLQMSGSFDFILRIATHDMDTYHDFYRNKLAALPNINTVQSFFVLSEAKSDTAYPL; this is encoded by the coding sequence ATGAATGATTTAGATAGTATTGATCTTGAGATCCTGAAGCTTCTTCAAAAAGATGCTTCATTAACCAATAAAGAGATTGCTTTTCAGTTGCGTAAGTCAATTGCGACCGTTCATGAACGGATAAGAAGATTGAATGAAAAGGGAGTGATTAAGCGAATTGTAGCCATTTTAGACCGAAAAAAGATCAACAGAAAGCTTATTGCCTTTACGCATGTTTTATTAAATGATCATACGGTTGATACCTTAAATCAGTTTGAACTAGAAGTGATTAAGTTTCCGGAAGTGATGGAATGCTTACAAATGAGTGGCTCGTTTGACTTTATCCTACGCATCGCGACCCACGACATGGATACTTATCATGATTTTTATCGGAATAAACTAGCAGCACTTCCCAATATTAATACGGTACAAAGTTTCTTCGTTCTTTCAGAAGCTAAGAGCGATACTGCTTATCCGTTATAA